Proteins from a genomic interval of Acidobacteriota bacterium:
- a CDS encoding cytochrome c maturation protein CcmE, whose protein sequence is MNRKVKFIVSGAAILGAMAFLFFIGLSKQGSFVYYLTVGEYLEKGASKGENFRINGIVLDGSIQRSVLGQEITFRMTDRVSNPYQPGTSGSGHEASRKLLTVRYHGSVPDTFIDGADVVVEGKMSPDGVFVAHTLLAKCPSKYESAEK, encoded by the coding sequence ATGAATCGTAAAGTGAAGTTCATAGTCAGCGGCGCGGCAATCCTCGGCGCCATGGCATTTCTCTTTTTCATCGGACTCAGCAAACAGGGCTCTTTCGTCTATTACCTCACTGTCGGCGAGTATCTGGAAAAAGGGGCCTCAAAAGGGGAAAATTTCAGGATCAACGGGATCGTCCTTGACGGCTCGATCCAGCGGAGCGTGCTCGGGCAGGAGATCACATTCAGGATGACCGACCGGGTCAGTAATCCGTATCAACCCGGGACGAGTGGATCCGGCCATGAAGCATCCAGAAAACTGCTAACGGTCAGATATCATGGCTCTGTTCCCGATACGTTTATCGATGGGGCGGATGTCGTCGTCGAGGGAAAGATGTCTCCTGATGGTGTCTTCGTCGCCCATACCCTCCTTGCCAAATGCCCTTCCAAGTATGAATCTGCTGAAAAATGA